A region of Myxococcus stipitatus DSM 14675 DNA encodes the following proteins:
- a CDS encoding DUF3969 family protein: MNEPTPPRRVPQEDLWLRADDLFESQRLVAIAALGMCNALTQNAVTPAYACHQLFGPALLSRLASMNAHPELRHALHLASEFEDVADVAPDKLASAIAEVQDKLLGVLLALAPPEPAGEKWLVPLPEQRA; encoded by the coding sequence ATGAATGAACCCACGCCACCGCGAAGGGTACCGCAAGAGGACCTCTGGTTGCGAGCGGACGACCTCTTTGAGTCGCAGCGACTGGTGGCCATTGCCGCTCTGGGGATGTGCAATGCCCTGACCCAGAACGCCGTGACTCCCGCCTACGCATGTCATCAGCTTTTCGGGCCAGCCCTGTTGTCGCGCCTGGCCTCGATGAACGCGCATCCAGAGCTCCGGCATGCCCTTCATCTGGCGAGTGAGTTCGAGGACGTGGCGGATGTCGCGCCCGACAAGCTGGCGTCGGCGATTGCCGAGGTCCAGGACAAGCTGCTGGGTGTCCTGCTGGCGCTTGCCCCACCGGAACCCGCCGGAGAGAAGTGGCTCGTGCCGCTGCCTGAGCAGCGGGCTTGA
- a CDS encoding sensor histidine kinase, which translates to MTAVRRSGSSHPLDRVLDWLVPAVSLLAILVATTTLLGWATASERAVRIVSIPGAGMMMPNTALALLSMATALWLLSKRPVGRARLLVGWSLASLVLLVGVLVVIEYVGRVDLGIDLLVFRRTVLGMSPTIPGRPSPMTAVNLCLMGASLLLLHVRTRSGWYPARLLAFTVALVSAQALIGYVYLEELSHDPPPGLVAFGPFTAMAVHTALLLLLLALGVLSVHPELGLMGVLRRRDAGGVMARRLLPAAVVAPLLVWGVKLFSERMGLRGAPFSTSIFALITVAVFLGILVRSANALSRMDSRQRQVEQSLRVSEARFSGIVNNAADAILTIDEAKHVTLFNAGAERIFGYSASEALGRPLDVFIQEPRVLLEMPAGRAGEERRRLVGLRKSGEGFPAEATVGDVRVDGMRLQVVILRDISARVRAEEARRNREELFRTAFEHTPIGSSLVALDGHLLMVNSALCSMVGYSREELLARTFQDITHPDDLEMDMGFVRRLLNGELGTYQLEKRYLHKHGHSVDVLLTASLVRDSRGKPLHFISQIQDISERKRLELDLHMLSEAGPRLASSLDPATTLSTVSRLLVPSLSDFCIIAMLDEAGKAMRRECYASTAEKTRLLEALFEAYPQVPFRRGHLLAEVFQTGHSILLNEVPLKLLESSAEDARHLEMMMRLAPMSMIVVPLSARGHTVGVVALGMSESGRRYGARDLALVEEVARRAALAIDNSTLHSQSEQATHLRDEVLRIVAHDLRSPLNVIALSTGTLMKRSPEERASDSRPLVSIQKAVARATALIEDLLDVARMQGGKLKVERRSEATEALLQDALELHRALAEARSIHLQLEVAPGVPAVFVDKDRVLQLFSNLIGNALKFTPMGGLVTLSAEPWGGMVRCSVRDTGSGIPAKDLPHLFEPFWQAGSRSKEGAGLGLTIVKGITDAHGGHVWVESRPGLGTTFYVALPVAKETASAIDWHV; encoded by the coding sequence ATGACGGCCGTGCGACGCAGTGGCTCCTCGCACCCGCTCGACAGGGTGCTCGATTGGCTGGTCCCCGCCGTGAGCCTGCTCGCCATCCTGGTGGCGACCACGACGCTGCTGGGGTGGGCCACGGCGAGTGAGCGCGCCGTCCGCATCGTGAGCATCCCGGGCGCCGGCATGATGATGCCCAACACGGCCCTGGCCCTGCTCTCGATGGCGACGGCGCTCTGGCTGCTGAGCAAGAGGCCCGTGGGCCGCGCCCGCCTGTTGGTGGGCTGGAGTCTGGCCTCGCTCGTCCTGCTCGTCGGCGTGCTCGTGGTCATCGAGTACGTGGGGCGCGTGGACCTGGGCATCGACCTGCTCGTCTTCCGTCGCACCGTGCTGGGAATGTCGCCGACCATCCCGGGACGGCCGTCGCCGATGACGGCGGTGAACCTCTGCTTGATGGGGGCCTCGCTCCTACTGCTCCATGTCAGGACACGGTCGGGGTGGTATCCGGCCCGGCTGCTGGCGTTCACGGTGGCGCTCGTCTCCGCCCAGGCGCTCATCGGGTATGTCTATCTGGAGGAGCTCTCTCACGACCCGCCGCCGGGGCTCGTCGCGTTTGGCCCCTTCACCGCGATGGCGGTCCACACCGCGCTCCTGCTCCTGCTCCTGGCGCTCGGGGTGCTCTCGGTCCATCCGGAGCTCGGGCTGATGGGGGTGCTGCGCAGGAGGGACGCGGGCGGCGTCATGGCGCGCAGGCTCCTTCCGGCGGCCGTCGTCGCGCCGCTGCTCGTGTGGGGGGTGAAGCTCTTCAGCGAGCGGATGGGACTGCGCGGGGCGCCGTTCAGCACGTCCATCTTCGCGCTCATCACCGTGGCCGTGTTCCTGGGCATCCTGGTGCGCAGCGCGAATGCGCTGTCCCGGATGGATTCGCGTCAGCGCCAGGTGGAGCAGTCGCTGCGGGTCTCGGAGGCGCGCTTCTCCGGCATCGTCAACAACGCGGCCGATGCCATCCTCACCATCGACGAAGCGAAACACGTCACGTTGTTCAACGCGGGCGCGGAGCGGATCTTCGGGTACTCGGCGAGCGAGGCGCTGGGGCGGCCTCTGGATGTCTTCATCCAGGAGCCTCGTGTGCTGCTGGAGATGCCGGCGGGGCGCGCGGGGGAGGAGCGGCGCCGGTTGGTGGGGCTGCGCAAGAGTGGGGAGGGCTTCCCGGCGGAGGCGACCGTCGGGGATGTTCGTGTCGATGGGATGCGCTTGCAGGTGGTCATCCTGCGAGACATCAGCGCTCGGGTGCGGGCGGAGGAGGCTCGGAGGAACCGGGAGGAGCTCTTCCGCACGGCGTTCGAGCACACACCCATTGGAAGCAGCCTGGTCGCCCTGGATGGGCACCTGCTCATGGTCAACAGCGCGCTGTGCTCGATGGTGGGGTACTCGCGAGAAGAGCTGCTCGCGAGGACCTTCCAGGACATCACCCACCCCGATGACCTGGAGATGGACATGGGGTTCGTGCGGCGGCTGCTCAACGGGGAGCTGGGGACGTATCAGCTCGAGAAGCGCTATCTGCACAAGCATGGCCACTCGGTCGATGTGCTGTTGACGGCGTCACTCGTCCGCGACTCTCGCGGCAAGCCGCTGCACTTCATCTCGCAGATTCAAGACATCTCGGAGCGCAAGCGATTGGAGTTGGACTTGCACATGCTGTCCGAGGCGGGCCCTCGGCTCGCGAGCTCCCTGGACCCGGCGACGACCTTGTCGACGGTGTCGCGGCTGCTCGTCCCATCGCTCTCCGACTTCTGCATCATCGCGATGCTTGACGAGGCGGGGAAGGCGATGCGGCGGGAGTGCTATGCGTCCACGGCGGAGAAGACGCGGCTGCTGGAGGCGTTGTTCGAGGCGTATCCGCAGGTCCCCTTCCGGCGGGGACACCTGCTCGCGGAGGTGTTCCAGACAGGGCACTCCATCTTGTTGAACGAGGTGCCGCTGAAGTTGCTGGAGTCGTCGGCGGAGGACGCGCGGCATCTGGAGATGATGATGCGGCTTGCGCCCATGTCGATGATTGTCGTTCCGCTGAGCGCGCGAGGGCACACGGTGGGGGTGGTCGCGCTGGGGATGTCGGAGTCCGGGCGGCGTTATGGGGCTCGGGACCTGGCGTTGGTCGAGGAGGTGGCGCGGCGCGCGGCGCTGGCCATCGACAACTCGACGCTGCATTCGCAGTCCGAGCAGGCCACGCACCTGCGGGACGAGGTGCTGCGAATCGTGGCGCACGACCTGAGGTCCCCGCTCAATGTCATCGCGCTGAGCACGGGGACGCTGATGAAGCGCTCACCCGAGGAGCGGGCCTCGGACTCGAGGCCGCTGGTGTCCATCCAGAAGGCGGTGGCTCGGGCGACGGCGCTCATCGAGGACCTGCTGGATGTGGCGCGGATGCAGGGTGGGAAGCTCAAGGTGGAGCGCAGGTCGGAGGCCACGGAGGCGCTGCTCCAGGATGCGTTGGAGCTGCACCGTGCGCTGGCGGAGGCGCGGTCCATTCATCTCCAGTTGGAGGTGGCGCCGGGAGTGCCCGCGGTCTTCGTCGACAAAGACCGGGTGCTGCAGCTCTTCTCGAACCTGATTGGGAACGCGCTCAAGTTCACGCCGATGGGGGGGCTGGTGACGCTGAGCGCGGAGCCTTGGGGGGGAATGGTCCGCTGCTCGGTGCGTGACACGGGCTCGGGGATACCGGCGAAGGACCTGCCCCACCTCTTCGAGCCCTTCTGGCAAGCCGGGAGCCGGAGCAAGGAAGGCGCGGGGCTGGGGCTCACCATCGTCAAGGGAATCACCGATGCCCATGGCGGCCACGTCTGGGTGGAGAGCCGCCCGGGCCTGGGGACAACGTTCTACGTGGCGCTTCCCGTCGCGAAGGAGACGGCAAGCGCCATCGACTGGCATGTGTGA
- a CDS encoding efflux RND transporter permease subunit, protein MSEPTGESGSPRADPRQAERARDEVLVRTKHNTARYFTEKRQVAWVFLFFTLAWGIYGYLKMPKAKDPVIAVRVAVATCLWPGAEAEKIEQLVTRRIEQKISENASVEKIESISRTSLSVVYVTLKEDVADRAKEFDDIQGRLDTIRDLPSGAGPVNFLKDFGDTATLMLTVASPQANGVELELRSRAIARAIQDVRAAARTPGPRATVVVSFPPSINATSMQRLGDQARQFFDTLPDTSDARFIQSPGFIGVDMETKLQDEALLEHLRIFAQDHLSISELHPDVWRPIVVRAPQETLARLTLHAGDRYTHRQLDDFTDTIQRHLQRLPVVSKVTRAGVLPEKIFLEYSQERLASYGIQASGLANVISARNITAPGGILEIGGKSITIDPSGELSSETQLNDIIAIRSSAGTPVYLRDLVDIRRDYQSPPRFLNYLDARDAQGNFVRSRAITLAINMRPGEQIDHFGEVVSAELAHVERLLPEDLVIRRTSDQPLQVKENVALFMSSLYEAIILVVLVALIGFWEWRTALLLALSIPITLAMTFGLMHVFGVDIQQISIASLIIALGLLVDDPVVASDAIKHSLSMGWKPRIAAWLGPTKLATAILFATLTNIAAYLPFLSLPGDTGRFIRTLPIVLTLSLVASRIVSMTFIPLLGSTLLRAPTEEKSPSSRSFSRHYQQVVGWAIDHRFLVVGIATALLVLGAFVGTRIRSAFFPKDLSYLSYVDVWLPEDATLTATRDTAREATRILQAVSEKYGQEHPGDDDKPRRVLESVTEFIGGGGPRFWFSVAPELQQLNYAQLVVQVRDKEDTRMLVPLFQDALSRGIAGARIDVRELETGKPVGIPVSIRVSGEDITQLRAIAERAKALFRSLPGTARTRDDWGSDTFSVKLEVDPDRANLAGVTNLDVALSSAAAMNGMTVGQLREGIHQIDIVARLRAEERARLGDIENLYISSQSGPQKVPLRQVSHVTYSLQTEKIRRRGQFRTITVATFPQHGVLPSEILKEARPGLDALQRSLPIGYTLEIGGEAEEQKKTFGSMVIVLGLLIAAIYVMLTIQFKNAIKPLVVFATLPFGAVAAMVSLVIMGAPFSFMAFLGIISLMGVIVSHIIVLFDYIEEAHERGESLRESLIDAGVHRLRPVLVTVAATVLGLIPLALHGGPLWQPLCYAQIGGLTAATVLTLLLVPVLYTLFVRDLGWIRWESAPHHADPPEAGPH, encoded by the coding sequence TTGAGCGAGCCCACCGGAGAGTCGGGCTCGCCACGCGCGGACCCGCGGCAAGCGGAGCGCGCTCGGGACGAGGTGCTGGTCCGCACCAAGCACAACACCGCGCGCTACTTCACGGAGAAGCGGCAGGTCGCCTGGGTGTTCCTCTTCTTCACCCTGGCGTGGGGCATCTACGGCTACCTCAAGATGCCCAAGGCGAAGGACCCGGTCATCGCCGTGCGGGTCGCGGTGGCCACCTGCCTCTGGCCCGGCGCGGAGGCGGAGAAGATCGAACAGCTCGTCACCCGCCGCATCGAGCAGAAGATCTCCGAGAACGCGAGCGTCGAGAAGATCGAATCCATCAGCCGCACCAGCCTGTCCGTCGTCTACGTCACGCTGAAGGAGGACGTGGCGGACCGGGCCAAGGAGTTCGACGACATCCAGGGGCGGCTCGACACGATTCGAGACCTTCCCAGCGGCGCGGGCCCGGTGAACTTCCTCAAGGACTTCGGCGACACCGCCACGCTGATGCTCACGGTGGCGAGCCCCCAGGCCAACGGCGTCGAGCTGGAGCTGCGCTCGCGCGCCATCGCCCGCGCCATCCAGGACGTGCGCGCCGCCGCCAGGACACCCGGCCCGCGCGCCACCGTCGTCGTGAGCTTCCCGCCCTCCATCAACGCGACGTCCATGCAGCGGCTGGGAGACCAGGCCCGCCAGTTCTTCGACACGCTCCCGGACACGAGCGACGCACGCTTCATCCAGAGCCCCGGCTTCATCGGCGTGGACATGGAGACGAAGCTCCAGGACGAGGCCCTGCTGGAGCACCTGCGCATCTTCGCCCAGGACCACCTGAGCATCTCCGAGCTCCACCCAGACGTCTGGCGCCCCATCGTCGTCCGAGCCCCCCAGGAGACCCTCGCGCGCCTGACGCTGCACGCGGGAGACCGCTACACCCACCGGCAGCTCGACGACTTCACCGACACGATTCAGCGCCACCTCCAGCGCCTCCCCGTCGTCTCCAAGGTCACCCGCGCCGGTGTCCTCCCGGAGAAGATCTTCCTCGAGTACTCGCAGGAGCGCCTCGCCTCCTATGGCATCCAGGCGTCGGGGCTCGCCAACGTCATCTCCGCGCGCAACATCACCGCGCCGGGCGGCATCCTCGAAATCGGCGGGAAGAGCATCACCATCGACCCGTCGGGGGAGCTGTCGAGCGAGACGCAACTGAATGACATCATCGCCATCCGGAGCAGCGCGGGCACCCCCGTCTACCTGCGAGACCTGGTGGACATCCGGCGCGACTATCAGAGCCCGCCCCGCTTCCTGAACTACCTGGACGCGAGGGACGCGCAAGGGAACTTCGTCCGCAGCCGCGCCATCACCCTGGCCATCAACATGCGGCCCGGGGAGCAGATCGACCACTTCGGAGAGGTGGTGAGCGCGGAGCTCGCCCACGTCGAGCGGCTCCTCCCCGAGGACCTCGTCATCCGCCGCACGTCGGACCAGCCGCTCCAGGTGAAGGAGAACGTCGCGCTGTTCATGTCGTCGCTGTACGAGGCCATCATCCTGGTGGTCCTCGTGGCGCTCATCGGCTTCTGGGAGTGGCGCACCGCGCTGCTGCTGGCCCTGTCCATCCCCATCACCCTGGCGATGACCTTCGGGCTGATGCACGTGTTCGGCGTGGACATCCAGCAGATCTCCATCGCCTCGCTCATCATCGCGCTGGGCCTGTTGGTGGATGACCCGGTGGTCGCCAGCGACGCCATCAAGCACTCGCTGTCCATGGGATGGAAGCCGCGCATCGCCGCGTGGCTCGGCCCGACGAAGCTGGCCACCGCCATCCTCTTCGCCACCCTCACCAACATCGCGGCCTACCTGCCCTTCCTCTCGCTCCCCGGCGACACCGGCCGCTTCATCCGCACGCTGCCCATCGTCCTCACCTTGTCGCTGGTCGCCTCGCGCATCGTGTCGATGACGTTCATCCCCTTGCTGGGCTCCACCCTCCTGCGCGCGCCCACCGAGGAGAAGAGCCCCTCCTCGCGGAGCTTCTCCCGGCACTATCAACAGGTGGTGGGCTGGGCCATCGACCATCGGTTCCTCGTCGTCGGCATCGCCACGGCGCTCCTCGTCCTCGGCGCCTTCGTCGGGACCCGCATCCGCTCCGCCTTCTTCCCCAAGGACCTCTCCTACCTGTCCTATGTGGACGTCTGGCTCCCCGAGGACGCCACGCTCACCGCGACACGGGACACCGCTCGCGAGGCGACTCGCATCCTCCAGGCCGTCTCCGAGAAGTACGGGCAGGAGCACCCCGGCGACGACGACAAGCCTCGGCGCGTGCTCGAGTCGGTGACGGAGTTCATCGGCGGAGGAGGCCCGCGCTTCTGGTTCTCCGTCGCACCCGAGCTCCAGCAGCTCAACTACGCCCAGCTCGTCGTCCAGGTCCGCGACAAGGAGGACACGCGGATGCTCGTGCCGCTGTTCCAGGATGCGCTGTCGCGAGGCATCGCGGGTGCGCGCATCGACGTGCGCGAGCTGGAGACGGGCAAGCCCGTGGGCATCCCCGTGTCCATCCGCGTCTCCGGCGAGGACATCACGCAGCTGCGCGCCATCGCCGAGCGCGCCAAGGCGCTCTTCCGCTCGCTCCCTGGCACGGCTCGCACCCGCGACGACTGGGGCAGCGACACGTTCTCCGTGAAGCTGGAGGTGGACCCGGACCGGGCCAACCTCGCGGGCGTCACCAACCTGGATGTGGCACTCTCGTCCGCCGCGGCGATGAACGGCATGACGGTGGGACAGCTGCGCGAGGGGATTCATCAAATCGACATCGTCGCGAGGCTGCGCGCCGAGGAGCGCGCGCGGCTGGGCGACATCGAGAACCTCTACATCAGCTCGCAGAGCGGTCCGCAGAAGGTCCCCCTGCGCCAGGTCTCCCACGTCACCTATTCACTGCAGACGGAGAAGATCCGCCGCCGAGGCCAATTCCGGACCATCACCGTCGCCACCTTCCCGCAGCACGGCGTGCTCCCCTCGGAAATCCTGAAGGAGGCCCGCCCGGGGCTCGACGCGCTCCAGCGCAGCCTGCCCATCGGCTACACGTTGGAGATTGGCGGCGAGGCCGAGGAGCAGAAGAAGACCTTCGGCAGCATGGTCATCGTGCTGGGCCTGCTCATCGCCGCCATCTACGTGATGCTCACCATCCAGTTCAAGAACGCCATCAAGCCGCTGGTCGTCTTCGCGACGCTGCCCTTCGGCGCCGTGGCGGCGATGGTGTCCCTGGTCATCATGGGCGCGCCGTTCAGCTTCATGGCCTTCCTGGGCATCATCAGCCTGATGGGCGTCATCGTCAGCCACATCATCGTCCTCTTCGACTACATCGAAGAGGCACACGAGCGAGGAGAGTCGCTGCGGGAGTCGCTCATCGACGCGGGCGTGCATCGCCTCCGGCCCGTGCTGGTGACGGTGGCCGCCACGGTGCTGGGACTCATTCCCCTGGCGCTGCACGGCGGGCCCCTGTGGCAGCCCTTGTGCTATGCCCAGATTGGCGGCCTCACCGCGGCCACCGTGCTGACGTTGCTGCTCGTCCCGGTCCTCTACACGCTCTTCGTCAGGGACCTGGGGTGGATTCGCTGGGAGAGCGCGCCCCACCACGCCGACCCGCCGGAGGCCGGTCCCCACTGA
- a CDS encoding efflux RND transporter periplasmic adaptor subunit → MRMPLKALTLSAWALVGLACGRSAPPPEQATAVRIATVGRAGAPTDARFSAEIQPATRVDVAFKVGGYVESIAKVRDVDGRPRLLQEGDAVREGAELAALRTTDYSQKLTEARAALAQARAAEEQARINFERTTKLVAAEVSTPAQLDAARTQRDSAAAAAAVARARVEEARTALDDTQLRSPLTGVVLKRTIEVGVLAAPGTVAFSVAETQSVRVVFGVPDTLLPNVRLGAPQAVITQAFPGQQFQGRISRIAPSADPKSRVFAVEVSIPNTDQRLKPGMVAALSLRGGGGAELPPELLVPLSSIIRAPGKPESFAVFVLEDQEGKAVARAREVELGEYLGNVIPVKKGLKAGERIIVTGASLLSDGEAVEVIP, encoded by the coding sequence ATGCGGATGCCGTTGAAGGCCCTCACCTTGTCGGCGTGGGCCCTGGTCGGGCTCGCGTGTGGACGCAGTGCTCCTCCTCCCGAGCAGGCCACCGCGGTGCGCATCGCCACGGTGGGCCGCGCCGGTGCTCCGACGGATGCCCGCTTCTCCGCCGAAATCCAGCCCGCCACGCGCGTGGACGTGGCCTTCAAGGTCGGCGGCTATGTGGAGTCCATCGCCAAGGTGCGTGACGTCGACGGTCGCCCTCGCCTCCTCCAAGAAGGAGACGCCGTCCGCGAGGGCGCGGAGCTCGCGGCGCTGCGCACCACCGACTACTCCCAGAAGCTCACCGAGGCCCGCGCCGCGCTCGCCCAGGCCCGCGCGGCCGAGGAGCAGGCGAGGATCAACTTCGAGCGCACGACGAAGCTCGTCGCCGCGGAGGTCTCCACGCCCGCGCAGCTCGACGCGGCCCGCACGCAACGCGACAGCGCCGCCGCGGCCGCCGCGGTGGCTCGGGCCCGCGTGGAGGAAGCCCGCACCGCGCTCGACGACACCCAGCTTCGCTCCCCCCTGACGGGCGTGGTGCTCAAGCGCACCATCGAGGTCGGTGTCCTCGCCGCGCCCGGCACGGTCGCCTTCTCCGTCGCGGAGACGCAGAGCGTCCGGGTGGTGTTCGGCGTGCCGGACACCCTCCTCCCCAATGTCCGATTGGGAGCACCTCAGGCCGTCATCACCCAAGCGTTTCCCGGTCAGCAGTTCCAGGGGCGCATCTCCCGCATCGCCCCTTCGGCCGACCCGAAGAGCCGGGTCTTCGCGGTGGAGGTCTCCATCCCCAACACCGACCAACGGCTCAAGCCCGGCATGGTGGCCGCGCTGTCGCTGCGCGGCGGTGGAGGCGCGGAGCTCCCGCCGGAGCTGCTCGTGCCGCTGTCCTCCATCATCCGCGCACCGGGCAAGCCCGAGTCCTTCGCCGTCTTCGTCCTCGAGGACCAGGAGGGCAAGGCCGTTGCGCGGGCCCGCGAGGTGGAGCTGGGCGAGTACCTGGGCAACGTCATCCCGGTGAAGAAGGGACTGAAGGCCGGTGAGCGCATCATCGTCACGGGCGCCAGCCTCCTCTCGGATGGCGAGGCGGTGGAGGTGATTCCTTGA
- a CDS encoding TetR/AcrR family transcriptional regulator produces the protein MARPRSGKTSSNPAPEVAGESDARARLIAASYRVLAERGYDATTVKEVARVAGVNQGLVHYYFGSKDALLLAVTREHSQQYVAELRRLREETPLEQLADASFAWGERHLRSAPEQFRLRYELFALGLRNAELTAAVGELQAQGDSEVARVVARYRGGEDVAPEPIDQHYASIIKACFDGLALQSLLDPAFDATPVYALLKQMVLKSMDGPGGAKSPPRRASSSRGQARRGGPRNRPRRRVRPTR, from the coding sequence ATGGCTCGACCACGCAGTGGCAAGACCTCATCCAACCCAGCGCCGGAGGTGGCGGGGGAGTCGGATGCCCGAGCGCGGCTCATCGCGGCGAGCTACCGCGTGCTGGCCGAGCGGGGCTACGACGCGACGACGGTGAAGGAGGTCGCGCGGGTCGCTGGGGTGAACCAGGGGTTGGTCCACTACTACTTCGGCAGCAAGGACGCGCTGCTGTTGGCGGTGACACGCGAGCACAGCCAGCAGTACGTGGCGGAGCTGCGGCGGCTGCGGGAGGAGACGCCCTTGGAGCAGCTGGCGGACGCGAGCTTCGCCTGGGGAGAGCGCCACCTGCGCTCCGCTCCGGAGCAGTTCCGGCTGCGCTACGAACTGTTCGCGTTGGGACTTCGCAACGCGGAGCTCACGGCCGCGGTCGGGGAGCTCCAGGCGCAGGGGGACTCGGAGGTGGCCCGCGTGGTGGCGCGCTACCGGGGCGGCGAGGACGTGGCGCCGGAGCCCATCGACCAACACTATGCCTCCATCATCAAGGCCTGTTTCGACGGGCTCGCGCTTCAGTCGTTGCTGGACCCCGCGTTCGATGCGACACCTGTGTATGCACTGTTGAAGCAGATGGTGTTGAAGAGCATGGACGGGCCCGGGGGGGCGAAGAGCCCCCCGCGCCGGGCTTCTTCCTCTCGGGGGCAGGCGCGACGGGGGGGGCCAAGGAACCGGCCCCGGCGTCGTGTGCGTCCAACTCGGTGA
- a CDS encoding cyclic nucleotide-binding domain-containing protein, with protein sequence MPGATGGQSVGGARMGTDTDGALRAVRSLVELDETEEAAQLYEELGDSQRERLRKQAAQRPPKERRGLVEVLRRARDFLGAARLMDGSGDDAAAADLYAQSGQYLEAAEAWLRAGDSVRAAAFFERGGALERALEVYRGLGARESMAQCLVRLKRPFDAADLYRELGQPHAEVEVLGSVTSEDPRYIEAVLRMCRLLDVEGFTHRALAVLVDSLTSSDAARAEPAMVTERARLLRRMGMNAEAEAVLGRRNVPSAKPVANGYRFLKAIPIFSELSLEDMKDLYRQARQVVLAQGSVVLGKGEPAVGLLVLMEGTVDVFSGPEPDARRLNSLGPGAYLGEISLVQDAPVSAHVRARTAVRALRISRTAFEHYLDTHEAAALRIYRLFTQNLAERVRALSA encoded by the coding sequence ATGCCAGGAGCCACAGGCGGTCAGAGCGTGGGGGGCGCGCGCATGGGGACGGATACCGACGGCGCATTGCGGGCGGTGCGGTCGCTGGTGGAGCTGGACGAGACGGAAGAAGCGGCTCAGCTCTACGAAGAATTGGGGGACTCTCAGCGCGAGCGGCTGAGAAAGCAGGCGGCGCAGCGTCCGCCGAAGGAGCGGCGTGGGCTGGTGGAGGTGCTGCGCCGAGCGCGCGACTTCCTGGGCGCCGCGCGGCTGATGGATGGAAGCGGTGATGATGCCGCGGCCGCGGACCTGTATGCCCAGAGTGGCCAGTACCTGGAGGCCGCGGAGGCGTGGCTGCGCGCGGGTGACTCCGTGCGCGCGGCGGCGTTCTTCGAGCGGGGCGGGGCCTTGGAGCGCGCGCTGGAGGTGTACCGCGGCCTGGGCGCGCGCGAGTCGATGGCGCAGTGCCTGGTCCGGCTCAAGCGTCCCTTCGACGCGGCCGACCTCTACCGGGAGCTGGGCCAGCCGCACGCCGAAGTGGAGGTGCTGGGCAGCGTGACGTCCGAGGACCCGCGCTACATCGAAGCGGTGCTGCGCATGTGCCGCCTGCTGGACGTCGAGGGCTTCACGCACCGGGCGCTCGCGGTGCTGGTGGACTCGTTGACCAGCTCCGATGCGGCGCGCGCCGAGCCGGCGATGGTCACGGAGCGCGCCCGGCTGCTGCGCCGCATGGGGATGAACGCGGAGGCGGAGGCGGTGCTGGGCCGCCGCAACGTGCCCAGCGCGAAGCCCGTGGCCAACGGATATCGGTTCCTCAAGGCCATCCCCATCTTCAGCGAGCTGTCGCTGGAGGACATGAAGGACCTCTACCGTCAGGCGCGGCAGGTCGTGCTCGCGCAGGGCTCGGTGGTGCTGGGCAAGGGCGAGCCGGCCGTGGGCCTGCTGGTGCTCATGGAGGGGACGGTGGATGTCTTCAGTGGACCGGAGCCGGATGCCCGTCGCCTCAACTCACTGGGGCCCGGCGCCTATCTCGGGGAGATCTCCCTGGTGCAGGACGCCCCCGTGTCCGCCCACGTGCGAGCACGGACGGCCGTGCGCGCGCTGCGCATCAGCCGTACCGCCTTCGAGCACTACCTGGACACCCATGAGGCGGCGGCGCTGCGCATCTACCGGCTCTTCACCCAGAACCTCGCGGAGCGGGTGCGTGCCTTGAGTGCGTGA